In Oryza sativa Japonica Group chromosome 3, ASM3414082v1, one DNA window encodes the following:
- the LOC4334507 gene encoding protein neprosin produces MATARGGGGVGWLVVVVAVVCLSCAAAAARSPAGRAHRHLKRLNKPAVKSIESPDGDIIDCVHISHQPAFDHPFLKNHTIQMRPNYHPDGLYDESKSGGGGEKPMVQLWHQGGRCPEDTVPIRRTKRDDLLRASSMRRYGKKRHPAPNPMSVDPNLLNEGGHQHAIAYVQGDKYYGAKATINVWAPKIEQPNEFSLSQLWILGGSFGEDLNSIEAGWQVSPDLYGDNNTRLFTYWTSDAYQATGCYNVLCAGFVQINSEIAMGASIFPISSYSGSQYDISIMIWKDPKEGNWWMQFGKDYVLGYWPSFLFSYLGDSASMIEWGGEVVNSQLDGVHTSTQMGSGHFPEEGFSKSSYFKNIQVVDSTNNLKAPKGVGTFTEQSNCYDVQNGNNADWGTYFYYGGPGRSSNCP; encoded by the exons ATGGCCAccgcgcgcggcggtggcggcgtggggtggctggtggtggtggtggcggtggtctGCCTgtcgtgcgcggcggcggcggcgaggtctccGGCGGGGAGGGCGCACCGGCACCTGAAGCGGCTCaacaagccggcggtgaagagcATCGAG AGCCCAGATGGGGACATCATAGATTGCGTGCACATCTCACACCAGCCAGCTTTCGATCATCCCTTCCTCAAGAACCACACCATCCAG ATGAGGCCGAACTACCATCCCGATGGCCTGTACGACGAATccaagagcggcggcggcggcgagaagccCATGGTCCAGCTCTGGCACCAGGGCGGCAGGTGCCCGGAGGACACCGTCCCAATCCGGCGTACGAAGCGGGACGACCTGCTCCGGGCGAGCTCCATGCGCCGCTACGGCAAGAAGCGGCACCCGGCGCCCAACCCCATGTCCGTCGACCCCAACCTGCTCAACGAGGGCGGCCACCAG CATGCCATCGCGTACGTCCAGGGCGACAAGTACTACGGCGCCAAGGCAACCATCAATGTCTGGGCGCCCAAGATCGAGCAGCCCAACGAGTTCAGCTTGTCCCAGCTCTGGATCTTGGGTGGCTCCTTCGGCGAGGACCTCAACAGCATCGAGGCTGGATGGCAG GTTAGCCCCGACCTCTACGGCGACAACAACACGAGGCTGTTCACTTACTGGACT AGCGATGCATACCAGGCAACAGGGTGCTACAACGTATTGTGTGCAGGATTCGTGCAGATAAACAGTGAGATCGCCATGGGAGCCAGCATCTTCCCCATCTCAAGCTACTCTGGCTCCCAATACGATATCAGTATAATGATTTGGAAG GATCCAAAGGAGGGGAACTGGTGGATGCAGTTTGGCAAGGATTATGTTCTTGGCTATTGGCCATCCTTCCTATTCTCCTACCTTGGCGACAGCGCGTCGATGATCGAGTGGGGCGGGGAGGTGGTAAACTCGCAGCTCGATGGCGTGCACACGTCGACGCAGATGGGCAGCGGTCACTTCCCGGAGGAAGGGTTCAGCAAGTCAAGCTACTTCAAGAACATACAGGTGGTGGACAGCACCAACAACCTGAAAGCCCCCAAGGGGGTGGGCACATTCACTGAGCAATCGAACTGCTACGACGTGCAAAACGGTAACAATGCCGACTGGGGCACATACTTCTACTATGGAGGCCCTGGAAGGAGCTCAAACTGCCCATGA
- the LOC4334508 gene encoding uncharacterized protein, with translation MDPEVKDSRPSRSPGEPNLFLQWGSRKRLRCVKTRDDGSPSPARTDVLRRTIPRVNRPLGGDVAPFRSPRRPSTLNRRKTEPFVSDNRHSMSLSPEKDRYYSTRGSPFPFEGNGFDFGGGMEEKGTTALPRFFISLSNKEKEEDFMAMKGCKLPQRPKKRPKLMQKCLLMVSPGAWLSDLSHERYEVREKKCARKRARGLKALCNESDSE, from the exons ATGGATCCAGAGGTGAAGGACTCAAGGCCATCGAGGTCTCCCGGCGAACCAAATCTTTTCCTGCAATGGGGCAGCCGGAAACGACTCCGCTGTGTCAAGACGAGGGACGACGGCTCGCCATCACCTGCGCGGACCGATGTTCTTAGGCGCACCATACCACGAGTGAATCGCCCGCTTGGCGGTGATGTTGCCCCGTTTCGTTCGCCGCGGCGCCCGAGCACGCTGAACCGAAG GAAAACCGAGCCATTTGTGAGCGATAACAGGCACTCCATGTCACTCTCGCCAGAGAAGGATCGATATTACTCCACTAGGGGTTCTCCATTCCCATTCGAGGGAAATGGGTTTGATTTTGGTGGTGGAATGGAAGAAAAGGGAACCACAGCACTGCCAAGGTTCTTCATTTCATTATCCAACAAGGAGAAAGAAGAGGACTTCATGGCAATGAAGGGATGCAAGCTCCCACAGAGGCCGAAGAAGAGGCCAAAGTTGATGCAGAAGTGCTTGCTT ATGGTAAGTCCAGGAGCATGGCTGTCTGATTTGTCTCATGAGAGGTATGAAGTTAGAGAGAAGAAGTGCGCTAGAAAG AGGGCTAGAGGATTGAAGGCTCTTTGCAATGAGAGTGATTCAGAATAG